The following are encoded together in the Aciduricibacillus chroicocephali genome:
- a CDS encoding CapA family protein, whose product MQTLQKTMLSITILLLVICAGCTTYNVEEKTAAAADQRSDKEIIDGVKPIEKKQMTSFQDRKVKQNSDKDQRITVSAVGDILIHDVVYNSAKKGNGYDFKPILKEMKPYLRKADLAFANQESMIGGSALGLSSYPRFNSPLEVGNAVADAGVDIVSLANNHTLDRGEAAIMRATDHWRKLGVAYVGSYRNEGDREKLRILKTSSGMRVAFLAYTYGTNGLSVPPGKPYLVNLIDKKRIAGEIARAKKAGAEAVVLSLHFGDEYAREPNKMQEDLVCYAAKAGADVVLGHHPHVLQPVEWVKGKNGRTLVIHSLGNFISGQKGVYKQAGGMLTWDFVKKDGRITVEHPRFMPTWVTYGKWTPEPLFKVKKGILPNRDTIYTEVKSHMKKRMPDLEFMER is encoded by the coding sequence ATGCAAACGTTACAAAAGACAATGCTGTCTATAACGATACTGCTTCTCGTCATTTGTGCCGGTTGTACGACCTATAATGTTGAAGAGAAAACAGCGGCAGCAGCTGATCAGCGCAGTGATAAGGAAATCATTGATGGTGTCAAACCGATAGAAAAGAAACAGATGACATCTTTTCAAGATAGAAAAGTAAAACAAAATAGCGATAAGGATCAGCGGATAACTGTTTCAGCAGTAGGTGATATACTTATTCACGATGTCGTCTATAATTCAGCAAAAAAAGGAAATGGCTATGATTTCAAGCCGATTCTAAAAGAAATGAAGCCTTATTTGAGGAAGGCGGATCTTGCTTTTGCTAATCAGGAGTCAATGATTGGCGGATCTGCACTCGGGCTCAGTTCTTATCCGCGATTCAACAGTCCGTTAGAAGTCGGTAATGCGGTTGCGGACGCAGGAGTGGACATCGTCTCACTTGCTAATAACCACACGCTCGACCGAGGAGAAGCGGCAATCATGAGGGCGACTGATCACTGGAGAAAGCTCGGTGTTGCCTATGTCGGTTCTTACAGGAACGAAGGAGATCGGGAGAAACTGCGTATTCTCAAAACGAGTAGCGGGATGCGTGTCGCTTTTCTAGCTTATACATATGGAACAAACGGACTGTCTGTCCCACCTGGAAAGCCGTACCTCGTCAATCTAATTGATAAGAAGCGAATTGCTGGGGAAATTGCAAGAGCGAAAAAAGCGGGTGCGGAGGCAGTCGTTTTAAGCCTTCATTTTGGAGATGAATATGCGCGCGAGCCGAATAAGATGCAGGAAGACCTTGTCTGCTATGCGGCAAAAGCGGGTGCGGATGTCGTGCTCGGACATCATCCGCATGTCCTGCAGCCGGTTGAGTGGGTGAAAGGGAAAAATGGACGAACACTTGTCATACATTCACTCGGCAATTTCATCTCTGGCCAGAAGGGCGTATACAAACAGGCTGGCGGTATGCTCACTTGGGATTTTGTGAAAAAGGATGGAAGAATAACGGTTGAGCACCCACGTTTCATGCCGACTTGGGTGACGTACGGGAAGTGGACACCTGAACCGCTTTTCAAGGTGAAAAAGGGAATTTTGCCAAACCGTGATACCATCTATACGGAAGTGAAGTCTCATATGAAGAAGCGTATGCCCGACCTTGAGTTCATGGAGCGATGA
- a CDS encoding ABC transporter ATP-binding protein — translation MEQKTIIQFKDVSKQYDNETLVLDNVSFEIEQGKFYTLLGPSGCGKTTILRLIAGFTEASSGEILFNGKKINNLPPNKRLVNTVFQDYALFPHLNVFENVAFGLRIRKVKEKAIKEKVKQALTFVNLAGYENREISEMSGGQRQRVAIARAIVNEPQVILLDEPLSALDLKLRTAMQYELRELQRRLGITFIFVTHDQEEALAMSDEIFVLNKGKIQQSGTPNDIYDEPINRFVADFIGESNIVKGTMIRDFLVSFAGKEFECVDQGLNPNEPVEVVIRPEDMEITTPERGKIHVTVSSQLFRGVHYELMCVDENSNEWLVHSTKKAAVGTEIGLHFGSEDIHVMRIGETEEEFDRRLESYGEGDASAE, via the coding sequence TTGGAACAGAAGACAATCATCCAATTCAAAGATGTAAGCAAACAATACGACAATGAAACACTCGTGCTCGACAATGTAAGCTTTGAAATCGAGCAGGGGAAATTTTATACATTACTCGGTCCTTCAGGATGCGGTAAAACGACGATTCTCCGCCTAATCGCCGGCTTCACAGAGGCTTCAAGCGGGGAAATTCTGTTCAATGGCAAGAAAATTAACAATCTGCCGCCGAACAAGCGTCTTGTCAACACTGTTTTCCAGGACTATGCACTATTTCCGCATCTTAATGTATTTGAAAATGTAGCTTTTGGATTGCGCATTCGCAAGGTAAAAGAAAAAGCAATCAAAGAAAAAGTAAAACAGGCCCTCACTTTCGTCAATCTCGCAGGTTATGAAAATCGTGAAATCTCCGAAATGTCGGGTGGCCAGCGACAGCGTGTCGCCATTGCGCGTGCAATCGTGAATGAACCCCAAGTGATTCTCCTTGATGAACCGCTCTCCGCCCTCGACTTGAAACTGCGTACTGCTATGCAATACGAGCTTCGCGAATTACAGAGACGTCTAGGTATCACTTTCATCTTCGTCACACATGATCAGGAAGAAGCACTCGCCATGTCAGATGAGATTTTTGTCCTGAACAAGGGGAAAATCCAGCAGAGTGGTACTCCTAATGACATTTATGACGAGCCGATTAACCGCTTTGTAGCTGACTTCATCGGTGAATCGAACATCGTCAAAGGTACGATGATCCGCGATTTCCTCGTTAGCTTTGCAGGCAAGGAATTCGAATGTGTCGACCAGGGCCTTAACCCGAATGAACCAGTCGAAGTCGTCATCCGCCCGGAAGATATGGAAATCACAACGCCAGAGCGAGGCAAAATTCATGTGACCGTTTCTTCACAGCTATTCCGCGGTGTTCACTATGAACTAATGTGTGTTGATGAAAACAGCAATGAATGGCTCGTCCATTCAACGAAAAAAGCAGCGGTCGGAACGGAAATCGGACTACATTTCGGTTCTGAAGACATCCACGTCATGCGTATTGGTGAGACAGAAGAAGAATTTGATCGTCGTCTCGAGTCATATGGAGAAGGTGATGCAAGTGCAGAATAG